The Ostreibacterium oceani region TGGCGATATAGACTAATATTAGCACAGAACGCCCATTGATATGTAAAAAACCGCCGTGTTGCGATTCGTATAGCGCAAATGGAATCGCCACCATTAACGCACAAACAGCCAGCACAAAAATAAAACTCATCCAACTGATATGTGGTTTAAATCGCAATATAATAGAGTATGCAGCGTACAATACACAAGCAATCAGCATCAGCGTATCACCCTGATTAATGCCTTGGCTGATGGTGTTGATAATATCGCCTTTTGTGGCCGTAATCGCAACACCCAAAAAGGCCAACACAACGCCCAGCAACTGGAGTATGAAAATCCGCTGTCGGAAAAAAACCAGATTTAATAATAAAATAATCATCGGGATTGCGGCTTGAACAATCGAGACATTAATGGCGCTGGTGTGGTTGAGCGCCGCGTATAGCAATAAATTAAATGCGGTAAAGCCCATGGCGCCATAAACAAAAAGCAAGGGTAAATGCACGCGAATCGTTCGCCATTCTCTTTTGATGCTAGGGATGGCAAATGGCAGTAAAACACTACACGCAATCGCCCAGCGCATCAACGTGAGTATCATGGGCGAGACCTCTGGTGCTGCCAGTTTTCCAGCAATGGTATTGCCTGCCCAAATAAGTGGTGCCAACGTCAGTAATAAATAAGGGCGATTCAACATAATAGATTCAACATAATCGATTTAGCATAGCAGATTCGGCATAACGAACATAGCAAAGTAGGGGTAAGATAACTAAAAGTGTCAATTCAGATAACCGCTGAATTGCACTGGTGAATTGCACTGGCGTGTACCGATTAAGTCGTTTGTTTGGCGCGTTATTTGGCGCGTTATTTGCTGTTATTTGGTTAAGGTGACAGTCGTTGTTTTTCCCATATCGTACTATCATCTAATACCTTATCATCTAATTCTGTGGTTGTGTACTGGATACGATCGTGTAAACGCCCAGGCTGACCTTGCCAAAATTCAAAGCGCGTGGGTCGGATACGATACCCACCCCAAAAATCAGGTAACGGGACGGATTTTCCTGCAAACCGCTGTGCCAATTGTTTGGCCTTGTCAATTAACAATTGCCGAGAATCAATGACTTGGCTTTGCTGCGATACCCAAGCGCCAATTTGGCTCTCTTTGGGGCGAGAGGCAAAATATTTGAGTGATTCCGCTTGGCTGATTTTTTCAGCACGGCCTTCGATAAGTAGTTGTCGCTGCAACGGATACCAAGGGAAACAAACGCTTACTTGCGGGTTTTCGCTAATGTCGTGAGCTTTTTGGCTGTGGTAATTGGTGAAAAACACAAACCCATGATGGTCAAAATATTTTAATAAAACGGTTCGCGTGCGCAACCGCCCAGCGTGATTAGCCGTTGATAAGACGAATGCATTGGGCTCGGCTAAATGTTCGGTGTGCCGCGCCAGCTCAAACCATTGCTCAAATAGTTTCACAGGGCTATCTGGCATTGTTTTTATATCTAACGGCTCGTGTTTGTCAAACACCGTCCGCATCTGGCTGATATCGTTCATTTTGGCTGTTTTTATCGTGGCCGTTGTCGTTGCCGTTGCTGTTGTGTGCGACGGCTCACCAGTATCATCAGCCCTATCAGCAATAATAAGCTTAAGAAATGATTCGCAGGAATCGGAGCCGGTGGACCGATACGCGGTACGAGTGTCCATGTGTCAGCAATCAATCGCAGCTGATAAGTAACGCCCGCAGCGATGTAGGTTGTTGTGCCGTCTGATAACGAAGCACTATTTGCATCACCTGTGACGCGAATGAGGGGAATATTCATTATGTCAGAATTCGCGGGATCTAGGTTATTTAAATAAATCACCAAAGGCGCTGTTACATTGCCGTCAATCGTTAACAAGTCAGATTCGTGCGTGCCAGTATTAATATCCAATCGCACCGTGCCATTGTTCTCAAAGTCACCGATAATCGTCGGTGTGTCGTCGGTGGCATCATCGCTTAAGGTGAGCAAGCTGTTGTTAATCACAGGCGTTGGCGGTACGCCGACAATCGCCAGCGTCGAGGTATCAAATAGTCCAGTAGTTCCATCGTTAATAAAGGTAGAAGCAGAAACCGTCGTCGTGCCAAAGACGCCAAAAAGCGTCCCTGGAGTAACCACGACAGTCAATTGCGCTTTGGAAAAGCCCATAAAACAAAGCGTGACGAGAATCGTGACTAATTTAGCAATCCAATGTCTGTCGTAGCGGCTGTTGCTTTGTCTACTCCTTTGGCTACTTCCCTGGCTATTGTCTGAGCAGACTGGCGCTGCGGGCTGTGTCTTTGGGTTTGCCCGCTGGTTGCTTGCCTTTTCTCGTAGCGCCTTTTCTCGCAGCGTCATTTGTTGTCGTGCTATTTGTTGTCGCATGTTCTGCACTCTCATCCATTATATCCTTTTGAACTTATCATCTGTGGCCTAATTTTAACACACGTTCAAGGGGGTTAACTCACTAACAAAATGTAAATTTACCGAAATAGCGATTGAAATTGCTAATCAGGTTACCTATACTGCTAATAAATACTGCTAATAAGGTAATGTTTAACATGTCATTGTGTTATCGAAATGCTGATTTAAATGTTTATTTAAACGTTTATTTAAACGTTTTGAAACGAACCCAGCGTTATCAACCTAACTCACGCTCATGCGGTTCAATTCGATTCACCTAATACATCAATAATACATCGATAATACATCAACCTTGATTACATTTACCTTGATAACAATCACCATATTACATACTATACTATATAAATTGCTTACAACAAAATCTGACACAAAAAAGAAACCGCTCAGTATTGAAATAACGCTCGTAACCATTTCAAAAACTGCTAAAAAACTAAAAAATAACTAAGGTAACCACATGAAAGCACTCGTTAAAGCAAAATCAGAAAAGGGCATTTGGATGCAAAATGTGCCAGAGCCCAGTTGCGGACATAATGATGTCAAAATAAAAATTAAAAAATCCGCAATTTGTGGCACTGATATGCATATTTATCAATGGGATAAATGGGCGCAGTCGACAATCCCTGTGCCGATGGTGGTCGGGCATGAATATATGGGTGAAATCGTTGAAATTGGCAGCGAAGTCAATAATTTGGCTATTGGTGATCGTGTCTCTGGCGAGGGGCATATTGTCTGTGGGCATTGCCGCAACTGCCTCGGCGGAAAAAAACATTTGTGCCTTAATACCGTTGGCGTTGGGGTTAATCGCCCGGGTTCTTTTGCTGAGTACCTTGTTATCCCCGCTGAAAATGTATTCAAACTGCCTGCGCATGTTAGCGACGACGTGGCGTCGATTTTTGATCCGTTTGGTAACGCGGTTCATACCGCATTGTCGTTTGATATGGTGGGTGAGGATGTGTTGATTACTGGCGCTGGACCAATTGGCATTATGGCGGCGGCAATTTGCCGTCACGCAGGGGCGCGTTTTGTCGTCGTAACCGATGTAAACGATTATCGACTCGAGTTAGCCAAAAATATCGCAACCAACATCACCACGGTCAATGTTGCCAATAGTGAATTAAAAACCGCCATGCAATCACTCGGTATGGTCGAAGGATTTGATGTCGGGCTTGAAATGTCTGGCGTAGGCGTTGCATTAGAGCAAATGATGAGCAATATGATTAATGGCGGTAAAATTGCGATTTTGGGTATTCCACCCGATAAAATTCAGCTAGACCTTGCACATGTTATTTTCAAAGGGCTGACGATTAAAGGGATTTACGGCAGAGAAATGTTTGAAACTTGGTATAAAATGGGTATGCTCGTGCAATCAGGCGTTGCGATTGAACGTGTGATTACGCACCATTTTAGCATTGATGATTATCAACTGGCTTTTGAAACCATGGCATCAGGGCAAAGCGGTAAAGTCATTATGGACTGGAATTGAGGCGCAAATTAAGCCTCAAATTGAGGTCGCGGTTGAGATAGATTGAATTGACAACACTGTGAAAATCGACATTATTACCATCGGGGATAAATTGCCCAATTGGGCGAATGAAGCGGTTTTTGATTATCAAAAACGGTTTCATAGCATGGCAGACTTTTCTCTGTCGATTAAAGCCATTGCGCCCAAAAAACGCACAAAAACTGCCAACATTAGCAACATTGTGGCGGCTGAGAGTGCGGCGCTAATTGCCGCGATTCCCAATCATTACCATGCGATTGCATTAGATGTCGCAGGGCAACAGATGAGTAGCGAAGCCCTTGCAACACAGCTTGATAATTACCATAGCCAAGGCGATAACTTGGCCATTTTAATTGGCGGTCCCGATGGGTTTGATGACACTGTGAGGCAGCGTGTCGATGGCCGTTGGTCCGTATCGCGTCTGACACTGCCGCATCCGCTGGTTCGCGTACTAATCGTCGAAACCTTATACCGCAGCGTCAGTATCTTGCATCAGCATCCTTATCATCGTGCCAGCACGATGCGCTAAGATAATCTAACGCTGTATATTAACCCGTATATCAATGCCATGTAAATACCATTTTAAATAATATCTACGTCGCTACATAACTACATAACAGACAATACATAACAGACAAACCAAAAGCAACCAAAAGCAATCAATATAACCAAAAAGTAACCCAATGCCACCATCAAATACCACAACCCTGTGCCAGCTACTGGTACAATTAAGCGATGAATTAACGCACCAAAATCTATGGTCTAGCGAACCACCTAGTCCCGAGCAAATGGCAAGCCAAGCTCCGTTTTGCGTTGACACCATGCCACTTGAGCAGTGGCTTCAATGGGTTTTTATTCCGCGCTTACAGGCCTTGTTAGCAGCAGGCGACTTGCGCCAGTTACCCCAACAGTCGGATGTCTTTAGCATGGCGGATTATGTTTTTTCGCCGTATGCAGCCGACACTACCGCGATTTGTGCCACAGTTTCTGCTATTGATGCACTGATTAACGAACTAAGCAACGAAGCACCAGTAATAACTAGCAATAACTAGCAATAACGAATCAAATAACGCAACAAAGTAGGCCGAATAAGCCAAATAAGCCAACACAAACCAACGTAAACCAACACAAACCAGCGCGGGTTATGCCTAGCTTATCTAGCGCTTAATAATCTACCCAATACTAATGTTTGTCGCAAAATAGGAATTAATTGTAAGAAATCCTCGCGTTGTTTACAGTTAGGTTAACTCAAAGTAGTGACTAAGTATCTCATAAGGTGTTGCGTTGTTCAAACTTTTGTGCGGTTTGACAGTATTGTAAAAATTGATGAATCGATTTAATTCCAATCGTCTNGTGCACTATCTTTAAATGATTGTTTTTCGTGCCACATTTCCATCATAGTGCGGATAACACGTTCTGCTTTGCCATTGGTCTGTGGTCTAGCAATACGTGTAAACTTTTGCCCGATGCCATTGTCACGACACGCTTTGACAAACGCCTGATTGGTTACAGGGCCTTGTTTGTCGGCGGCCTTGTACTGGCGGGTGCTACAGGTACTCAGAGCTTTGCTGGCACCTGTGTTGAGACTGGCGGTGGCGGGTCGGGTGTTTGGACTTGCTCAGGCACTTTTGTGCCCGCTGAATTCCCCAATACATTCAATGTGCCAGCGGCTAATACGCTGATTTTGGATGCCAGTGTTGATGCCAGCATGCTGGATTCGAACGGATTCATTTTGCGAAACACCTCCGGCGCTGCCGCAGACATGAGCCTAGAATTGCAAGCGGGTGCTATTATCCGCCATAATGATGGTACTCGCTTACGGGACCCACTGTTGGTTTTTAATGGAGAAGACGGTACATTGTCTGCACTAATCTCCGGTCAAGTTATTTCCGATGAACGCGGTCTGGGCGTGCGCTCAACCAACAATACCTCCGTGGCTGCCGATAATTTCATTCGGATTGCCGAGACTGGAAGTATCAGGTCAAACCAAACCGCCATTTGGCAGGTCGTACGAGGCATTGGTAACATGCGGATAGATGTCGAAGGTACGCTGTTCACCACGCAGGTACGGGGCATCCATACAACTCAGGGGAATGTCGATAATCCCCATGATATTGTCATTAACGTAGCCGAGACGGGAACGGTGGAATCGCACCAGCAGGCAATCTATATCGGCACCAATGGTACTGGCGTTGCTAGGGTTGATGTGGCTGGTGACGTTATCGGTGGTTGGAACATGGCGGACATCGGCGGTGCCAACAGTAATTTCGGGCCGACCGCGGGCATCATTATTCAGGCGGAAGCGGCGGGCAGCGAGATTAGCATTCGGGACACCGGCACGCTCTCCAGTCTAAACGACATGGCCATCATGGATGACGACGACAATCGAAATACGTCAGTCCAAGCGCCGATGCAAATCATCAATGACGGCACCATCACTGGCTACATGCTACTCGGTGGTGGTGATGATCAATTCACCAACAACTCAACGAATGCTTGGAATATCCGCAGTTTTGCAGACACTGACGGTGATTTAGTACGCGATACAGAAAGTGTTGCGGTATCGGACTTTGGTGCGGGTACCGATACCTTCACCAACGCCGCCACTGGCACGGTTCGTCTGTTAACCGTTTCTGATCAGACAAGTTTCACTTCGGGCACCGATGACGACACGGCACCAGCGACGGTGGATGCGACAGGTGAATACACAGTGGCTTTCGGTATGGCAAAATCGATTGCAGACGAAGGTGTCGAACAGGGTCACCTACTAAATCTGGAGACCTTTGAACACGCAGGCGTGATTACGCTTGCGGACGCCGAAACTGGTGGCGTAGCCCCTGTGACTGGTGATGTACTGGTCATAACAGGATCAGACACTGCGGGTACAGACGGTGGCGGCCAGTTCACGGCTAACGGTGGCGAGTTGAGGTTAGATACGGTACTTAACGCTGGCGGCACGGATAGTGATTCAGATGTGTTGGTGCTGGATAATACAGCACTGGGTTCTGGTCCAGTGACGCTATCAATTACCAATGCGCTACTAGGTGCTGGAGCGTCTACCGACACTAATAACAACGGTCTGCTGGATGATGGCGAAGGCATTTTGGTCATCGAGGTATTAGGCGACTCTGCGACAGATGCTTTTACTATGGCGTCGATTCGTGATGGGGATTTTGAGTATACGCTAGAACAAAATTTGAACGATGGTAACTGGTATCTTGTCAGTCGATTTTCGCCCCCAGCAGCAATACCTACATCAGGCGCGTCCAGTCAAACATTACTGGTAATTTTGCTTGCCGCACTAGGCAGCTTGGCGGTTGCTAGACGCAAGTGGCTAACGCGTTCATAAAAAATAAAAAATATTTTTCTAAAATTTAAAGCAATGGCAGGTAGGCAATTAAGCGAACGCCATTGCTTAAACACTTAAATGTCTTAAGCACTTAAATTTCAGTTAGCCTTCCTGAGTTTTCTATCGCTTTCCGTGTTTTTTCTGATTACGTTGGCGTTTTTTAACTAGCTATCGATATTGCTCTATCACTCTTTGATATCCGCTAAGCTGGCCGCAATGCCGGTATAAGTTGCTGGCGTGAGCGCCGCAAGGGCTGCTTTTTCTTCGTCAGGAATTGACAGCGACTGGATAAAGGCTTGAATATTTTCGCCATTCATTGCTTTGCCTCGCGTGAAATCCTTGAGCAATTCATACGCGTTTTCAACCTGATAGCGCCGCATGACGGTTTGAATTGGCTCGGCTAGCACTTCCCACGCCGCGTCTAAATCGGCGGCAATACGCGTGTCATTGACTTCTAGCTTTTTAATCCCTTTGTCCAGTGATGCATAAGCAATGACGCCGTGACCAAACGCAGTACCCATCGTTCGCAGCACGGTGGAGTCGGTTAAATCACGTTGCCAACGAGAAATCGGAAGCTTTTGCGCCAGATGCTCGAGTAGGGCGTTGGCAACCCCGAGGTTACCCTCTGCATTTTCAAAATCAATGGGGTTGACTTTGTGCGGCATCGTCGATGACCCGACTTCGCCTGCGACCACTTTTTGTTTGAAATAGCCTAATGAAATATAACCCCAAATATCGCGCGAAAAATCAATCATAATGGTTTGAGCGCGTAATAGGGCATGACAATATTCGGCGATATAATCGTGCGGCTCAATCTGCGTAGTCAAGGGGTTCGGCGTTAAACCGAGTTGATTTTTAATCACGTTATCGGTTAGCTGTGGCCAATTCACGGCTGGATAGGCAGAGATATGTGCGTTAAAGTTACCCACTGCACCGTTTAGCTTACCCAAAATCGTCACGTCAGCAAATTGCGCGCGCTGACGCTGTAGCCTAGCGACGACATTGGCGATTTCTTTGCCTAACGTGGTGGGGCTTGCCGTTTGGCCGTGTGTACGCGATAACATGGGTAGCGTGGCGTAAGTGCTGGCCATTGCCCGTAATTGTGCGATTAGCTGGTCGATAGCGGGTAAAATGACGTGGTGTCTGGCCGCTTTTAGCATTAACGCATACGCGGTATTATTAATGTCCTCAGAGGTGCAGGCAAAGTGCAAAAACTCACCGTAGGGTGCAAGCTCTGCTTGCTGTGCAAAGTCGGTTTTGAGCTGGTACTCAACCGCTTTGACATCGTGGTTGGTGGTTTTTTCAATCGTTTTGATAGCATTGGCTTTATCGGCATCAAATGTTGTTTGTAACTGCTTTAAATAGGCGTACGCGGCATCAGAAAATGTCGGTAATTCGGTGATTTCTGGCGCTTTGGATAGCGCTATAAACCACTCTATTTCAACAAAATAGCGGTAATAAATTAACGCATATTCAGAAAAGTAGGGGGACAAAAGACGGGTTTTTTCCGCATAGCGACCATCAACCGAAGAGATATTTAATAACGCAGACATAGAGGCAGAGATAGGGGCAGACATAGAGGCAGACATAGAGTATTTTATTGAGTAGTGAAAAGATAAACTATTGTAAGCGCTATTGGCGCACCCGTAAAGTTTAAAAAACACAAAACCAATACGATAACCAAATTTATGTTGATTAAACAAGGTATTGGGTTATTAACAGGTCAGCAATAAAAATACTCAAAAACGAATAAGCAATAGGGAGATAACCCATAAAAGCAGGGCAGCGGTTATTTATTTATTCAACCAATCAATAACCCAATCGACAAACTAATCACGAACGCGTGGTAATTTGCGAAAAAGCGCTTGCGTCTATGCCCAATATTGGGTAATATAGCGCCTCAATTTAGGCGCGTAGCTCAGTTGGTTAGAGCACTACCTTGACATGGTAGGGGTCGGTGGTTCGAGTCCACTCGTGCCTACCAAATTAAAGTGAAATTTTGGCGGATAAAGGATTTATCAGCGAATAGCCAATTGCTTTTATTTGGTATTTCAGCAACGTATACAGCAAATATCTCAGTAGGTTATCCTCCCAAAAAGATAGTCATATTATTTGAATTTTGCCAGTATATTTTCTATGAAACTCATTGACTGGTTGCTAGCCTCTGATTGCTTCCCAGTCATCCTAATTGCGGGGTTATCATGGATTGTTCTCGAGAGATCTTCGAGAAGGGTCTTTTGCAGCGCATCTCTTGCTGTTGTGGAGTTTCGTTAATCATCGTATTAGATTGTTCCTTTAAGAGAATAAAAGTGCTTGCGGCCACCTTTTTATGCTCGTATTCATCCGCAGTTTTTTTAGCGTTTGATGCTAATTTACTCGCATAACCTATCAGTAAGCCATAGGGTATGGCCAATAACGCGCCTTTGAAAATCAATAGCCACATCTCGCTAATGTCTTCGATGTTAATGGTCTTCATAAAAACGACTAGCCCGGAAACAATAATCATTAAAATCGCGACCCATGTCCACCATCGTTCTAATCCTCTTTCTTTTTTAACCACATCATCATACTCTTTTGCCAGTCCTGCGGCTAAGCCGCTAGGCAAAATACTATCAATCTCTTTAATCAACAAGCTCAACCTTTCACGATTAGCCTCCAACTCTTGACTTAAAGGGCGATTTGAATCATTGTCATCAGACTCTTCCCCAGTGGAATCCTCGAACCATTTTTGATAAAAACTATCTAATGTGTCTAGTTTTTCATTTGTCGATTCTACTTTTTCGTGCGTTTTGAAAATATCTTCTGCTTTTTCATTTATTTCTGAATAAGTATCCGACACTTTAGTCGTTAGACTTTTGTTTTCTTCTGTGTCGGTTACCCATTCGTCATACAGATTATCTAACTCCAAATGCTTGTTTTTGGCGTCTTTACTTTTTTCGGCAATGCTGTCAAGGAGTTGTTTAATTTCTTCATGCTCACCTTTGAGGGCTTCGGTGTCTAATGTACTTCTTGCTCTTTCAATTAGTTCATCATAAGGTTTGAGCATTTGAACAATTGATTTCTTTGTTGTGACAGGCGTAATAAACGGTATTTCATTCAGATAACCTATGGCATCTTGCAAATTCATCAGAAAGTTTGCGTGGAATGGGCCATACGAAGACAAAACGTTTCCGCTTGATTCTATTTTTTGCTTTGCGCTTTTGAGTGCATTGGTTATTTTTTGGTGGGTGATTAACTCCGGATCACAGCATTTTATTTGAAATTCAATGTGAGCAATCACTTTTCCGATATTTGCTAATATGGCATCGTCATTGCTACTTTCTGTATTAATGTTACCTAAAGCTTCCTTGATGCCTTCTAAGGCCGCATGAATCGGATGGTCTCTAAATATTTCCTTGTTAGACATTTATTATAAACTCCTGTGTGATTTCAAATATAATCTATATATGGGGTATTTTTATTTTTTCAAGTGCGATATGTAGTTTTATTTGGCTTTTTTGACGATCAAACAACCATCTACCTGACATTCACCAATTCCTTAAAATTTGTTGTGTATCTTGGATACAGCTCCGGGCAAGAAATTAATAGGCGAGATATAAAAAAGCATAGAAAAGCGAGATTACGTTGCTTGCGCCAATGATTTTCTGTTGAAGCTGATTGCGTTCACAATAATTTACAAAAATTTTTCTTTGCAAATAAATAAATAGTAAAATGGGCAATGCAGTTATAAGCAATGCGATAATAAAAATAAATAACAAGTCCATAGGTTTACGCTCGAAGTTAGGTCACCAGAGTAACTGGGCTAATGTAATACAGCAATACGTACAATTTTATCATTAAATGCTATCAAGTGTTGGGGTAACGCAAATCGAATCAAACATGGTCAAAATAAAATATTCCATTCTTACTTCGTATAATTTATATTATGTTAAATGGCATTGGGGGTTCATTCATTGCTAGATACCACGATGGCTGCCTCAGTGCATCCCCTGTATATTTTTTCGTGACCTTTTTTGTAATCTATTTTCGTAATCAACTTACTGCAAAGTCATTTCTGCGTTCGAATGGCAATAATCAATCAAACAATTCGATTATCGATTTGACCCTGACAAAATAATTCGATATTACGGATGACCTGCGACCAAAGGGCTTTCATGGTATCCTGGCTGGCCCAGGCATTGTGTGGCGTAATCATGACGTTGGGCTGTCCCAGTAGTGGTTGAAAAGGATGTGTGGTGGTCATCGGCTCTTGTGTGAGTGTATCAAATCCAATGGCGCTAATTTGTTGATTAGCCAGTGCTTGCACCGTGTCGGCTTCATTGGCTATACCACCTCTGGCGGTGTTGATAATCATGGGTTTTTTGTGCATTTGCTGGTAAGCTTTCCGATCAATTAAGTTAGCGGTGTCTTTCGTTAGCGGACAATGCAGCGAGATAATATCACTGGTTGCCAAAAACGTTTCCCACGAGACACAGGCGTATGGGTGTGTTTTGGCTTGATTGTTGCTGTCACTCGTTTTATGATGCAAATTGCCCGTATTCTCTGTATTCCCAGTATCGTTTGTATTGTTCATATTGCCACTATTGCGATACTCACTGGGTGCTAAAAATTGTACGTGCATTTTAAAGGCACTCGCGAGTTCAGCAACCGCCAAACCAATTGCGCCCTGCCCGATTAGCCCAATCGTCTTGCCGCATAAATCATTCATTGGATGGTGGTGTAGGCAAAAAATGGGCGACTGATGCCAGTGCTGTTGCAAGACATCGTTGTGGTATGCCAATAAATGACGGCTGAGTGTCAATATCATGGCAATGGTATGCTCTGCAACGGTTTGTTTGGCGTAAGCCGTCACGTTACAAACGGCAATGCCATGCGCTTTGCAATAATCAATATCGACATTATTATAGCCCGTTGCCGAAACAACAATGAGTTTAAGCTGCGGCAATTGCGCGAGAACGTCAGCGTTAAGCACCACTTTATTCGTAATGGCAATATCGGCATCTTGTAGCCGTGGCACAATCAATTCAGGTGCTGTCTCATCATACGCAATCCATTCATGGGCGATGCTTGGTCGCGCCAACACGATATCACGCGGAAAGGTCTGTCTATCGAGAAAAACAATGGTTTTAGGCGTATTAGGCTGCTGATGGTGATGATTATTGTGATTATGATTATGGTTGCGCGTCATGCTGACCTCAAGCTTGGTATTGTGAAATGAAGTAAACCGCCAAAGACAAACCGATAGCGCCTAACCCCACCGCCGCGATGATTTTAGGGAGGCTTTTGGGGTAAGTACCAGAAACTTTACCTGTTTGCCCATTAATAACTACAACATAGTTTTTTCCAGCATATTCAAACCCACTGTACCAAACAGGCAATAGCAGGATTTTATAGGTTGATTGTTGATAGTGGATTTGTTTGGACTGGATGCGTTGTCGGTCACCGCCAATGTCGCGATAAATTTGTTGCACAATTTGTTGTTCAATGGCGACTTTCGCCTCGCTGAGTGCCGTGCCGATATCTAACTGGTAGTGTTCGGCTTGATGGCCTGCCAAGTAGGCTGCCGTATAAGGCTTTACCTGTGCTAAATGCCACGGGCGAAGTTTGCGAATAATGAGTTTGGGAAAGGTTTTTGAGGCATAAACTAACACATCATCAAAAAAACATCGTAGTTTGCCTGTTACGGGTCGCCAAATCGTGCGGGTATAAACTTCTGTTTGGCTATTGGCTTTTTTTCGCGTTTCACGGATGATTTTGCCACGTTCGCCATGATATTGGACGTTCGCCAGTGTGTCAAATGTCCAATACGGCAAATAAACCCCATTGAATTGTTTGGCGTGTCCAGTCAGCCCTTTTAATGCGGCGGGCGCAAACCAACGTTTTTTAAGCCACTGAGCAAATAGTCGGTCTGTGTCGTGCTGACCAACAACAAACGGAATTAACCCATCAATGTGTAAGGTTTGTTGGGTGATGTCCATTTTGGCAATGGGGCTTTTGCAATACGGGCAACGCCCTGCGATTTCATTTTGTTGCCAGATAAAACTTGCACCGCACCGCGTGCAATCAATGGCTGTTTTGGCGTTAGGTGCTGTGAGTGGCTGACGCTGGATATTCGCTATGGCGGCATCTAACGATTGTTCGCGAAGCGCCAAAGGCGCGTTTGTCGTATGATCAGCATGGGTAATCGGGGTGTGCCACCCACAT contains the following coding sequences:
- a CDS encoding D-2-hydroxyacid dehydrogenase codes for the protein MTRNHNHNHNNHHHQQPNTPKTIVFLDRQTFPRDIVLARPSIAHEWIAYDETAPELIVPRLQDADIAITNKVVLNADVLAQLPQLKLIVVSATGYNNVDIDYCKAHGIAVCNVTAYAKQTVAEHTIAMILTLSRHLLAYHNDVLQQHWHQSPIFCLHHHPMNDLCGKTIGLIGQGAIGLAVAELASAFKMHVQFLAPSEYRNSGNMNNTNDTGNTENTGNLHHKTSDSNNQAKTHPYACVSWETFLATSDIISLHCPLTKDTANLIDRKAYQQMHKKPMIINTARGGIANEADTVQALANQQISAIGFDTLTQEPMTTTHPFQPLLGQPNVMITPHNAWASQDTMKALWSQVIRNIELFCQGQIDNRIV